A genome region from Stenotrophomonas bentonitica includes the following:
- a CDS encoding zinc-dependent metalloprotease — MMSSPMRKTAVAITLFLATVGTAAATPLFSPVTVLSRASAASQPAAQAVLAAPSTAAVQEVRVDAGAVVAGQRQLEFELLGTPVQAQQQRVESLPDGGSIWYGSLQDAGSKLTRQAGGNDPGNSVILVQSGGTVTGSIRKNGTLYRLRPLSDGRHVLVQVDESRMPAEHPADYNTLPKIEMPASDRAGIAAASSGSPATIRVLVAATNAAVSAYGGNMQQLVQLAVAESNQGYTNSNVGITMQLAGYQAVAYTETGNFSTDLARFRSTNDGYMDAIHTTRNSTAADVAVLILNNSSYCGLASGIGSTASTAFAAVYWDCATGYYSFAHEIGHLQSARHDIATDSSTTPYAYGHGYRYQPATGARWRTIMAYDCTSGCPRLNFWSNPNISYNGVPMGIASSADNQRVLVNTKAAVAAFR; from the coding sequence ATGATGTCCAGTCCGATGAGAAAGACCGCAGTTGCGATCACGCTGTTCCTGGCCACCGTCGGCACGGCGGCGGCCACGCCCCTGTTCTCGCCGGTCACGGTGCTGAGCCGTGCCAGTGCGGCCAGCCAGCCGGCCGCGCAGGCGGTGCTGGCGGCGCCGTCCACGGCGGCGGTGCAGGAAGTCCGGGTCGATGCAGGTGCGGTGGTGGCCGGCCAGCGCCAGCTGGAATTCGAGCTGCTGGGGACGCCGGTGCAGGCGCAGCAGCAGCGGGTGGAGAGCCTGCCCGATGGCGGCAGCATCTGGTACGGCAGCCTGCAGGATGCGGGATCGAAACTGACCCGCCAGGCGGGCGGCAACGACCCGGGCAATTCGGTGATCCTGGTGCAGTCCGGCGGCACGGTGACCGGATCGATCCGGAAGAACGGCACGCTGTACCGGTTGCGCCCGCTCAGCGATGGCCGCCATGTGCTGGTCCAGGTCGACGAATCGCGGATGCCGGCCGAGCATCCGGCCGACTACAACACGCTGCCGAAGATCGAGATGCCGGCCAGCGACCGCGCCGGCATCGCCGCCGCGTCGTCAGGCAGTCCGGCCACCATCCGCGTGCTGGTGGCCGCCACCAATGCAGCGGTGAGTGCTTACGGCGGCAACATGCAGCAGCTGGTGCAGCTGGCGGTGGCCGAGTCGAACCAGGGCTACACCAACAGCAACGTGGGCATCACCATGCAGCTGGCCGGGTACCAGGCCGTGGCGTACACCGAGACCGGAAATTTCAGCACCGACCTGGCGCGCTTCCGCTCCACCAATGACGGCTACATGGATGCGATCCACACCACCCGCAACAGCACGGCGGCAGACGTGGCGGTGTTGATCCTCAACAACAGCAGCTATTGCGGGCTGGCGTCCGGAATCGGTTCGACCGCGTCCACCGCGTTCGCGGCGGTGTATTGGGATTGCGCCACCGGCTACTACTCGTTCGCGCATGAGATCGGCCACCTGCAGAGCGCGCGGCACGACATCGCCACCGACTCCAGCACCACGCCGTATGCGTATGGCCACGGGTACCGCTACCAGCCGGCCACCGGCGCGCGCTGGCGCACCATCATGGCCTACGACTGCACCTCGGGCTGCCCGCGCCTGAACTTCTGGTCCAACCCCAACATCAGCTACAACGGGGTGCCGATGGGCATCGCTTCGAGCGCGGACAACCAGCGCGTGCTGGTCAACACCAAGGCAGCGGTCGCCGCGTTCCGGTAA
- the lpxH gene encoding UDP-2,3-diacylglucosamine diphosphatase → MTTLFISDLHLDPSRPAITELFLAFLQREAMQADALYILGDLFEAWIGDDTPSPAADAVADALKAVSAAGVPVYFIRGNRDFLVGDDYARRAGFRILPDPSVIDLYGQPVLLQHGDLLCTDDVAYQQFRAQTRDPVFQAQFLAQPLAARIAFAQKARDASQARQSEMKQGDRATFETVTDVAPDEVTATFVRHGVDTMIHGHTHRPAIHTLQAGGRSCTRIVLGDWYEQGSVLRVTPQGWTLDALA, encoded by the coding sequence ATGACCACGCTGTTCATTTCCGATCTGCACCTGGACCCCAGTCGTCCAGCCATCACCGAGCTGTTCCTGGCGTTCCTGCAGCGCGAGGCGATGCAGGCCGACGCCCTGTACATCCTGGGCGATCTGTTCGAGGCCTGGATCGGCGATGACACGCCCTCGCCCGCCGCCGACGCGGTGGCCGACGCGCTCAAGGCCGTGTCTGCGGCCGGGGTGCCGGTGTACTTCATCCGCGGCAACCGCGATTTCCTGGTCGGCGACGACTACGCGCGCCGCGCCGGGTTCCGGATCCTGCCCGACCCCAGCGTGATCGACCTGTACGGCCAGCCGGTGCTGCTCCAGCACGGCGACCTGCTGTGCACCGACGACGTGGCCTACCAGCAGTTCCGCGCGCAGACCCGGGACCCGGTGTTCCAGGCGCAGTTCCTGGCGCAGCCGCTGGCCGCGCGCATCGCCTTCGCGCAGAAGGCGCGCGATGCCAGCCAGGCCCGCCAGTCGGAAATGAAGCAGGGCGACCGCGCCACCTTCGAGACCGTCACCGACGTCGCCCCGGACGAGGTCACCGCCACCTTCGTGCGGCATGGCGTGGACACCATGATCCACGGCCATACCCACCGCCCTGCCATCCACACCCTCCAGGCCGGTGGCCGCAGCTGCACGCGCATCGTACTTGGCGACTGGTACGAACAGGGTTCGGTACTGCGCGTCACGCCACAGGGCTGGACCCTGGACGCATTGGCCTGA
- a CDS encoding phosphatase PAP2 family protein → MRTTPLEALRGRETRLCRRANHYCRHRRVRRAFAVVSRLGDGVFWYALMGALVLVDGFDGLRASLHMAGTGLMALLLYKGLKRWTRRPRPYAADLRIRAWVAPLDEFSFPSGHTLHAVSFTIVALAYYPWLAPILVPFTAAVGVSRVVLGLHYPSDVLAATAIATALAGASLNWLPLPV, encoded by the coding sequence ATGCGGACCACGCCGCTTGAGGCCCTGCGCGGGCGCGAAACCCGTCTCTGCCGCCGCGCCAACCACTACTGCCGGCACCGCCGGGTGCGCCGCGCATTCGCGGTGGTCAGCCGGCTCGGCGACGGGGTGTTCTGGTATGCCTTGATGGGCGCGCTGGTACTGGTCGACGGTTTCGACGGCCTGCGCGCGTCGCTGCACATGGCCGGCACCGGGTTGATGGCGCTGCTGCTGTACAAGGGCCTGAAGCGCTGGACGAGGCGTCCGCGGCCGTACGCGGCCGACCTGCGGATCCGCGCCTGGGTGGCGCCGCTGGACGAGTTCAGCTTCCCGTCCGGGCATACCCTGCACGCGGTGTCGTTCACCATCGTGGCGCTGGCGTATTACCCGTGGCTGGCCCCGATCCTGGTGCCGTTCACCGCAGCGGTCGGGGTATCGCGGGTGGTGCTGGGTTTGCATTACCCCAGTGACGTGCTGGCGGCGACGGCGATTGCCACGGCGCTGGCTGGCGCCAGCCTCAACTGGTTACCTTTACCGGTGTAG
- a CDS encoding glycosyltransferase family 4 protein, protein MRYAIVTETYPPEVNGVALTVQGLEQGLRAAGHEVDLVRPRQGDETDTSGALLVQGAGLPRYPGLRFGLPAPKRLARQWQQQRPDAIYIATEGPLGWSALRTARRLGIPVATGFHTRFDEYLPDYGVAWLQAAALRWMRRFHNQADATLVPTQELQQFLAGQGFDRVRLLARAVDSSQFEPTRRDPALREEWGIDGTGFAAIYVGRIAAEKNLALAVKAFRRLQQVRPKARFVWVGDGPAREKLAHENPDFIFCGVQRGDALARHFASGDLFLFPSRSETFGNVTLEAMASGVTTVAFDYGAAREHLRTDETGVAVDDDAAFVEAAVRLAGDDAARERMGRNAAVAMQRLHPQQVVAEFDALLAELAHARRPHADHAA, encoded by the coding sequence ATGCGCTACGCGATCGTCACCGAAACGTATCCCCCCGAGGTCAACGGCGTCGCGTTGACCGTACAGGGCCTGGAGCAGGGACTGCGCGCGGCCGGGCACGAGGTGGACCTGGTCCGCCCGCGCCAGGGCGATGAGACCGACACCAGCGGCGCGCTGCTGGTACAGGGCGCGGGCCTGCCGCGCTACCCCGGGCTGCGCTTCGGCCTGCCCGCTCCCAAGCGGCTGGCCCGGCAGTGGCAGCAGCAGCGGCCGGATGCGATCTACATCGCCACCGAGGGCCCGCTGGGCTGGTCGGCGCTGCGCACCGCGCGGCGGCTGGGCATTCCAGTGGCCACCGGCTTCCACACCCGCTTCGATGAGTACCTGCCCGACTACGGCGTGGCCTGGCTGCAGGCCGCCGCACTGCGCTGGATGCGACGCTTCCACAACCAGGCCGATGCGACCCTGGTCCCCACCCAGGAGCTGCAGCAGTTCCTGGCCGGCCAGGGCTTCGACCGGGTCCGCCTGCTGGCGCGCGCGGTGGACAGCAGCCAGTTCGAGCCGACGCGGCGCGACCCGGCACTGCGCGAGGAATGGGGCATCGACGGCACCGGCTTTGCCGCGATCTACGTCGGCCGCATCGCCGCGGAGAAGAACCTGGCGTTGGCGGTGAAGGCCTTCCGCCGCCTGCAGCAGGTGCGCCCCAAGGCGCGCTTCGTGTGGGTCGGCGATGGCCCGGCGCGCGAGAAGCTGGCGCATGAAAACCCGGACTTCATTTTCTGCGGGGTGCAGCGCGGCGACGCGCTGGCCCGGCACTTCGCCAGTGGCGACCTGTTCCTGTTCCCCAGCCGCAGCGAGACCTTTGGCAATGTCACCCTGGAAGCAATGGCGAGCGGCGTGACCACGGTCGCCTTCGATTACGGTGCCGCGCGCGAGCACCTGCGCACCGATGAAACCGGGGTGGCGGTCGACGACGATGCCGCCTTCGTCGAGGCCGCCGTGCGCCTGGCCGGCGATGATGCCGCACGCGAACGCATGGGCCGCAACGCGGCCGTGGCGATGCAGCGACTGCATCCGCAGCAGGTGGTGGCCGAGTTCGACGCCCTTCTTGCCGAACTGGCCCACGCCCGGAGGCCACATGCGGACCACGCCGCTTGA
- a CDS encoding TonB-dependent receptor domain-containing protein, protein MTSRINVLGQAIRYALVAGTVGLVAAPAMAQDAPSPTNLDRIEITGSRIRTVDVETAQPVFAISRTDIERQGFSSVADILQNVTAMGSPTISRANALTAGENAGGTYIDMRNLGTQRTLVLVNGKRLGISTSGYQDVSTLPVSAVERIEVLKDGASAIYGSDAMAGVVNIITRSNVTGTTVNVYHGQYSEGDGARDRIDAVTGWSNDRLSLTLALEHSEEDGVWARNRGFSQYGMTDRHPLDSSNWTTISQYGQITGLRGPGCTATAGCGYSLNRGTDPTRPGNYHRTDTTPFTGDVSNANDQMHVMYPLKRDSVYFDGRFAITDSINFRTELGYNERESTRQIAGYPLQSSTAGVGSMSINSYFNPFGNQHGYATPTAVAWNRRTWEVPRVTTSDLKTYRAVASFDGSFDIGERYFDWEAGYQYNRNELESTATGNLHKARVAGGVGPSFLNAATGKVQCGTAAAPIGYDVCKPWNPLVPYGTTAPDGLYGNAELQAWLFPEEITKGRTTSKNFFANIAGSIVTLPGGDLGFAFGVESRKEDGRYTPDPLAQTGATTNLAAGPTGGDYTVNEAYLELNVPVLADLPGAKELTFNGATRFSDYDTFGNTLNSKFGFKWKPIDSLMVRGTWAEGFRAPTINDLFGGGSETFAQFSDPCDTVFGSSRTSAEVRARCSRDIANAATFRQLRQGGTPVTVATDATPVPFTSGSNPDLTPETSKSKTLGLVWSPGFIQNFNASLDWWKIRIDNTIIADTPSQILIDCYEQGIDARCTRFDRDPVTGIVTNLKFGNRNAGFLETEGYDLDLSYRLDTAFGKFSLNSATTYVSSNIYRSTNDASIVPTPTNGIGSGFRVRSNLVLGWDREDFGMSWTARYYSGVKEQCANIALYPDECSDPGQYAPWYKGSRNYNERGSVTFHDVQFRYNLPWDGTVSVGANNVFDRLGPIMYSKPNSAFSYYGGYDIGRVIYMKYQQRF, encoded by the coding sequence ATGACTTCACGCATCAACGTACTGGGGCAGGCAATCCGCTATGCCCTGGTCGCCGGTACCGTCGGCCTGGTGGCCGCCCCGGCCATGGCACAGGACGCGCCGAGCCCCACCAACCTGGATCGCATCGAGATCACCGGTTCGCGCATCCGTACCGTTGACGTGGAGACCGCCCAGCCGGTGTTTGCGATCAGCCGCACCGACATCGAACGCCAGGGCTTCAGCTCGGTGGCCGACATCCTGCAGAACGTCACCGCCATGGGCAGCCCGACGATCAGCCGCGCCAACGCGCTGACCGCCGGTGAGAATGCCGGCGGTACCTACATCGACATGCGCAACCTGGGCACCCAGCGCACGCTGGTGCTGGTCAACGGCAAGCGCCTGGGCATCAGCACCTCCGGTTACCAGGACGTGTCCACCCTGCCGGTTTCGGCGGTGGAGCGCATTGAAGTGCTGAAGGACGGCGCCTCGGCGATCTACGGTTCGGACGCGATGGCCGGCGTGGTCAACATCATCACCCGCAGCAACGTCACCGGCACCACCGTGAACGTCTACCACGGCCAGTACAGCGAAGGCGACGGCGCGCGCGACCGCATCGACGCGGTCACCGGCTGGAGCAACGACCGCCTGTCGCTGACCCTGGCGCTGGAGCACTCCGAAGAAGACGGCGTGTGGGCACGCAACCGCGGCTTCAGCCAGTACGGCATGACCGACCGCCACCCGCTGGACTCGAGCAACTGGACCACGATCAGCCAGTACGGCCAGATCACCGGCCTGCGCGGCCCGGGCTGCACGGCCACCGCCGGCTGCGGCTACTCGCTCAACCGTGGCACCGACCCGACCCGTCCGGGCAACTACCACCGCACCGACACCACCCCGTTCACCGGTGACGTGAGCAACGCCAACGACCAGATGCACGTGATGTATCCGCTCAAGCGCGACTCGGTGTACTTCGATGGTCGCTTCGCGATCACCGACAGCATCAACTTCCGCACCGAGCTGGGTTACAACGAGCGCGAGTCGACCCGCCAGATCGCCGGCTACCCGCTGCAGTCCAGCACCGCCGGCGTCGGTTCGATGTCGATCAACAGCTACTTCAACCCGTTCGGCAACCAGCACGGCTACGCCACCCCGACCGCGGTGGCCTGGAACCGCCGTACCTGGGAAGTGCCGCGCGTGACCACCAGCGATCTGAAGACCTACCGTGCGGTGGCCTCGTTCGACGGTTCGTTCGACATCGGCGAGCGCTACTTCGACTGGGAAGCGGGCTACCAGTACAACCGCAACGAACTGGAATCGACCGCCACCGGCAACCTGCACAAGGCGCGCGTCGCCGGCGGCGTCGGTCCGTCGTTCCTGAACGCCGCCACCGGCAAGGTCCAGTGCGGTACCGCTGCGGCGCCGATCGGCTACGACGTGTGCAAGCCGTGGAACCCGCTGGTTCCGTACGGCACCACCGCTCCGGACGGCCTGTACGGCAATGCGGAACTGCAGGCGTGGCTGTTCCCGGAGGAAATCACCAAGGGCCGCACCACCTCGAAGAACTTCTTCGCCAACATCGCCGGTTCCATCGTCACCCTGCCGGGCGGCGACCTGGGCTTCGCGTTCGGCGTTGAAAGCCGCAAGGAAGACGGCCGTTACACGCCCGATCCGCTGGCCCAGACCGGTGCCACCACCAACCTGGCCGCAGGCCCGACCGGTGGCGACTACACCGTCAACGAGGCGTACCTGGAACTGAACGTGCCGGTGCTGGCCGACCTGCCGGGCGCGAAGGAACTGACCTTCAACGGCGCGACCCGCTTCTCCGACTACGACACCTTCGGCAACACGCTCAACAGCAAGTTCGGCTTCAAGTGGAAGCCGATCGATTCGCTGATGGTGCGCGGCACCTGGGCCGAAGGCTTCCGCGCCCCGACCATCAACGACCTGTTCGGTGGCGGTTCGGAAACCTTCGCCCAGTTCAGCGATCCGTGCGACACCGTGTTCGGTTCCTCGCGCACCAGCGCCGAAGTGCGCGCCCGCTGCTCGCGTGACATCGCCAACGCCGCCACGTTCCGCCAGCTGCGCCAGGGCGGCACGCCGGTGACCGTGGCCACCGACGCCACCCCGGTGCCGTTCACCAGCGGCTCGAACCCGGACCTGACCCCGGAAACCTCCAAGAGCAAGACGCTGGGCCTGGTCTGGAGCCCCGGCTTCATCCAGAACTTCAACGCCTCGCTGGACTGGTGGAAGATCCGCATCGACAACACCATCATTGCCGATACGCCGTCCCAGATCCTGATCGACTGCTATGAGCAGGGCATCGACGCACGCTGCACCCGCTTCGATCGCGACCCGGTCACCGGCATCGTCACCAACCTGAAGTTCGGCAACCGCAACGCCGGTTTCCTGGAAACCGAAGGTTACGACCTGGACCTGAGCTACCGCCTGGATACCGCGTTCGGCAAGTTCTCGCTGAACTCGGCCACCACCTACGTGTCCAGCAACATCTACCGTTCGACCAACGACGCCAGCATCGTCCCGACCCCCACCAACGGCATCGGCAGCGGCTTCCGCGTCCGTTCCAACCTGGTGCTGGGCTGGGATCGCGAAGACTTCGGCATGAGCTGGACCGCGCGTTACTACTCCGGGGTGAAGGAACAGTGCGCCAACATCGCCCTGTACCCGGACGAGTGCTCGGATCCGGGCCAGTACGCTCCGTGGTACAAGGGTTCGCGCAACTACAACGAACGTGGTTCGGTCACCTTCCACGACGTGCAGTTCCGCTACAACCTGCCGTGGGACGGCACCGTGTCGGTCGGCGCCAACAACGTGTTCGACCGCCTGGGCCCGATCATGTACAGCAAGCCGAACTCGGCCTTCTCGTACTACGGCGGCTACGACATCGGCCGCGTGATCTACATGAAGTACCAGCAGCGCTTCTGA
- the ppx gene encoding exopolyphosphatase yields the protein MPHTSTTPPALQDGDLLAAIDLGSNSFHMVIARYTLGQLRVVDRLRETVRMADGLDGKGGLSAEARQRALECLARFGQRIRGIPSVRVRALATNTVRQLRSPQAFLMPAETALGHAIEVVSGREEARLIYLGVAHAQPPKPDQRRLVIDIGGGSTEFIIGQGMQTLERESLQAGCIASTRRFFPGGKLSKKRWKDALTEIGAEFQQFATKYRSLGWNEALGSSGTHKAISEICASMKLSKGAITAEALPQLRDELLKAKRIEDIDLPGLSPDRRPIIAGGILVLEAAFHALGLQKLLVSKAAMREGILYDILGRASENDLRDESVDALTQRYGIDTVQADQVQRTAMELFGQVEKAWNLDPDDARMLGWAARLHELGLMIAHSGYHVHGSYVLENSDIAGFSRQEQQLLAALVRSHRRNVSKSAFDALPERLLLPARRMTALLRLAVLLNRAHEDSPMPDLELSADDNRLSLILPQAYIDARPLLRADLIGETDGMAGLGILFRPFVA from the coding sequence ATGCCGCATACCTCCACGACACCGCCCGCCCTGCAGGATGGCGACCTGCTCGCCGCCATCGACCTGGGCTCCAACAGTTTCCACATGGTCATCGCGCGCTACACGCTCGGCCAGCTGCGGGTGGTCGACCGCCTGCGCGAGACCGTGCGCATGGCCGACGGCCTGGATGGCAAGGGCGGCCTGTCGGCCGAAGCGCGCCAGCGCGCGCTCGAGTGCCTGGCCCGGTTCGGCCAGCGCATCCGCGGCATTCCCTCGGTGCGGGTGCGTGCACTGGCCACCAACACGGTCCGCCAGCTGCGTTCGCCGCAGGCCTTCCTGATGCCGGCCGAAACCGCGCTGGGACATGCCATCGAAGTGGTCAGCGGGCGTGAAGAGGCCCGCCTGATCTACCTGGGCGTTGCCCACGCGCAGCCGCCCAAGCCGGACCAGCGCCGGCTGGTGATCGACATCGGCGGCGGTTCCACCGAATTCATCATCGGCCAGGGCATGCAGACCCTGGAGCGCGAAAGCCTGCAGGCCGGCTGCATCGCCAGCACGCGGCGCTTCTTCCCCGGCGGCAAGCTGAGCAAGAAGCGCTGGAAGGACGCACTCACCGAGATCGGCGCCGAGTTCCAGCAGTTCGCCACCAAGTACCGCTCGCTGGGCTGGAACGAGGCCCTGGGGTCGTCGGGCACGCACAAGGCGATCAGCGAGATCTGCGCCAGCATGAAGCTGAGCAAGGGCGCGATCACCGCCGAAGCGCTGCCGCAGCTGCGCGACGAGCTGCTCAAGGCCAAGCGGATCGAAGACATCGACCTGCCCGGCCTGTCGCCGGACCGCCGCCCGATCATCGCCGGCGGCATCCTGGTGCTGGAAGCGGCCTTCCACGCGCTGGGGCTGCAGAAGCTGCTGGTCAGCAAGGCGGCGATGCGCGAAGGCATCCTGTACGACATCCTCGGCCGTGCCAGCGAGAACGACCTGCGCGACGAGTCGGTCGACGCCCTGACCCAGCGCTATGGCATCGACACCGTGCAGGCCGACCAGGTGCAGCGCACCGCGATGGAGCTGTTTGGCCAGGTGGAAAAGGCATGGAACCTGGACCCGGACGACGCGCGCATGCTTGGCTGGGCCGCGCGCCTGCACGAGCTGGGCCTGATGATCGCGCACAGCGGCTACCACGTGCACGGCAGCTACGTGCTGGAGAACTCGGACATCGCCGGCTTCTCGCGGCAGGAACAGCAGCTGCTGGCCGCGCTGGTCCGCAGCCACCGCCGCAACGTGTCCAAGTCCGCGTTCGACGCGCTGCCCGAGCGCCTGCTGCTGCCGGCCCGGCGCATGACCGCCCTGCTCCGGCTGGCGGTGCTGCTCAACCGCGCCCACGAAGACAGTCCGATGCCGGATCTGGAGCTGAGCGCGGACGACAACCGGCTGTCGCTGATCCTGCCGCAGGCCTACATCGATGCCCGCCCGCTGCTGCGCGCCGACCTGATCGGCGAGACCGACGGCATGGCCGGACTCGGCATCCTGTTCCGCCCGTTCGTGGCGTAA
- the ppk1 gene encoding polyphosphate kinase 1, protein MSSLVPIAVPAETDDLRDPALYINRELSQLDFNFRVLAQAMDPQVPVLERLRFMCISCTNLDEFFEIRAAAVRHAQEFGLPPAPDGMTPQAILSAIHDRAAELVDQQYRCWNDTLRPALHEAGIDVLGRHSWNHRQKRWLRAYFRNEIMPVLSPLGLDPSHPFPKILNKSLNIVVVLKGTDAFGRAGHLAIVRAPRSLPRIIQLPQTLGGPQTFVFLSSVLSTFVGELFPGMEVQGAYQFRVTRNSELVVDEEEVENLALALRDELVDRGYRPAVRLEIAQDCPRDIVRTLLQNFGLTENAVYQIDGPVNLNRVIQLYDLLARPELKYPPMSPRTLRDSDGIFEVVARKDVLLHHPFDAFTAVLDLIKQAAVDPNVLAIKQTLYRTGKDSQIVDALILAARNGKDVTVVVELRARFDEEANLGLADRLQEAGVQVVYGVVGYKTHAKMLLIVRREGRKLRRYVHLGTGNYHSGTARAYTDLSLITADADIGNDVHLLFQQLSGLAPRTRLKRLLQSPFTLHDGLLQRIEREMHLARKGRPGRIIAKMNALNEPQVVRALYAASQAGVQIDLIVRGACTLRPGVPGVSDNIRVRSIVGRFLEHSRVYWFGNDGAAELYCASADWLERNLLRRVETCFPILDPELARKVYRDVLQNYLDDNLNAWELQADGTYRKCAPGHDEPPHSAQMALMAGL, encoded by the coding sequence ATGAGCAGCCTCGTTCCCATCGCCGTGCCGGCGGAAACCGATGACCTGCGCGACCCCGCGCTGTACATCAACCGCGAGCTGTCGCAGCTGGACTTCAACTTCCGGGTGCTGGCCCAGGCCATGGACCCGCAGGTGCCGGTGCTGGAGCGGCTGCGCTTCATGTGCATCTCCTGCACCAACCTGGACGAGTTCTTCGAGATCCGCGCCGCCGCGGTGCGCCACGCACAGGAATTCGGCCTGCCGCCGGCGCCGGACGGCATGACCCCGCAGGCGATCCTGAGCGCCATCCACGACCGCGCCGCCGAACTGGTGGACCAGCAGTACCGCTGCTGGAACGACACCCTGCGCCCGGCCCTGCACGAAGCCGGCATCGACGTGTTGGGGCGGCATTCGTGGAACCACCGCCAGAAGCGCTGGCTGCGCGCGTACTTCCGCAACGAGATCATGCCGGTGCTGTCGCCGCTGGGCCTTGACCCGTCGCACCCGTTCCCGAAGATCCTCAACAAGTCGCTGAACATCGTGGTGGTGCTCAAGGGCACCGACGCGTTCGGCCGTGCCGGCCACCTGGCGATCGTGCGCGCACCGCGCTCGCTGCCGCGCATCATCCAGCTGCCGCAGACCCTGGGCGGCCCGCAGACCTTCGTGTTCCTGTCCTCGGTGCTGTCGACCTTCGTGGGCGAGCTGTTCCCGGGCATGGAAGTCCAGGGCGCGTACCAGTTCCGGGTGACCCGCAACTCGGAACTGGTGGTGGACGAGGAAGAAGTGGAAAACCTCGCCCTGGCCCTGCGCGACGAGCTGGTCGACCGCGGCTACCGGCCGGCGGTGCGGCTGGAGATCGCGCAGGACTGCCCGCGCGACATCGTGCGCACCCTGCTGCAGAACTTCGGCCTGACCGAAAACGCGGTGTACCAGATCGACGGTCCGGTCAACCTCAACCGCGTGATCCAGCTGTACGACCTGCTCGCCCGCCCCGAACTGAAGTACCCGCCGATGAGCCCGCGCACGCTGCGCGACAGCGACGGCATCTTCGAGGTGGTGGCGCGCAAGGACGTGCTGCTGCACCACCCGTTCGATGCGTTCACCGCGGTGCTGGACCTGATCAAGCAGGCGGCGGTGGATCCGAACGTGCTGGCGATCAAGCAGACGCTGTACCGCACCGGCAAGGATTCGCAGATCGTCGACGCGCTGATCCTGGCTGCGCGCAACGGCAAGGACGTCACCGTGGTGGTCGAGCTGCGCGCGCGCTTCGACGAAGAAGCGAACCTGGGCCTGGCCGACCGCCTGCAGGAAGCAGGCGTGCAGGTGGTGTACGGCGTGGTCGGCTACAAGACCCACGCCAAGATGCTGCTGATCGTGCGCCGCGAAGGCCGCAAGCTGCGCCGCTATGTGCATCTGGGCACCGGCAATTACCACAGCGGCACCGCGCGCGCGTACACCGATCTGAGCCTGATCACCGCCGATGCGGACATCGGCAATGACGTGCACCTGCTGTTCCAGCAGCTCTCCGGGCTGGCCCCGCGCACCCGCCTGAAGCGCCTGCTGCAGTCGCCCTTCACCCTGCACGACGGCCTGCTGCAGCGGATCGAACGCGAAATGCACCTGGCCCGCAAGGGCCGCCCCGGGCGCATCATCGCCAAGATGAACGCCCTCAACGAGCCGCAGGTGGTGCGGGCGCTGTACGCGGCCTCGCAGGCCGGCGTGCAGATCGACCTGATCGTGCGCGGCGCGTGCACGCTGCGCCCGGGCGTCCCGGGGGTCTCGGACAACATCCGGGTGCGTTCGATCGTCGGCCGCTTCCTGGAGCACAGCCGGGTCTACTGGTTCGGCAACGACGGCGCCGCGGAGCTGTACTGCGCCAGCGCCGACTGGCTCGAGCGCAACCTGCTGCGCCGGGTCGAGACCTGCTTCCCGATCCTGGACCCGGAGCTGGCCCGCAAGGTCTACCGCGACGTGCTGCAGAACTACCTGGACGACAACCTCAACGCCTGGGAACTGCAGGCCGACGGCACCTACCGCAAGTGCGCGCCGGGCCACGACGAGCCCCCGCATTCGGCGCAGATGGCATTGATGGCCGGGCTGTAG